In one window of Gossypium arboreum isolate Shixiya-1 chromosome 4, ASM2569848v2, whole genome shotgun sequence DNA:
- the LOC108459691 gene encoding F-box/kelch-repeat protein At3g27150-like, with amino-acid sequence MNNMAEESCSDPSDLRSQDVDYSYVPELSDELESLILARFPRSEHWKLYLLNKHFSDLLKSGELNKIRKEIGFKESSIFMSPSGQNCWWACDRLFKSCRKLPELPSLDICFINGDKESVCAGSHLIVSGRETFGSVVWRFELETGKWFKGPSMIDPRCLFASATCGTFAFVAGGIGMDTRVSNSAEQYNPETKSWELLPRMHQKRKLCSGCFMDSKFYVIGGRDEHNNQLTCGEAYDKDNNTWEWIPDMLKDDSTDNQPAAAAAAMSLQSPPLVAVVNNELYCLETSCNEVRVYMKSSKTWKNLGKVPVRADLHEGWGVAFKSLGNELLVIGFSSSVSSGGNDSGMTIYTCSPRPESDDLKWRRVEGCEDRLNFFLLNCSVMVA; translated from the coding sequence ATGAACAACATGGCTGAGGAGAGCTGCAGTGACCCCTCAGATTTAAGATCTCAGGATGTAGATTATTCATATGTTCCTGAGCTCAGTGATGAGCTAGAGAGCTTGATCTTGGCTCGATTTCCGAGGTCGGAGCATTGGAAACTTTACTTGCTAAACAAGCATTTCTCGGATCTTCTAAAGAGTGGCGAGTTGAACAAAATCAGGAAGGAAATTGGGTTCAAAGAATCATCCATATTCATGTCACCTAGTGGCCAAAACTGTTGGTGGGCATGTGATAGGCTGTTCAAGTCTTGCAGGAAGCTCCCAGAGTTACCATCATTGGATATATGCTTTATAAATGGAGATAAGGAATCAGTTTGTGCTGGGAGCCATTTAATTGTATCCGGCAGGGAAACATTTGGTTCTGTCGTGTGGAGATTTGAACTCGAAACAGGTAAATGGTTCAAGGGTCCTTCCATGATTGATCCTAGGTGCTTGTTTGCATCTGCAACCTGTGGCACCTTTGCTTTTGTGGCTGGTGGGATTGGGATGGATACTAGAGTCTCGAATTCGGCCGAGCAATATAACCCGGAGACGAAATCGTGGGAGTTGCTGCCTAGGATGCATCAGAAGAGGAAGCTTTGCTCAGGTTGTTTCATGGACAGCAAGTTTTATGTGATTGGTGGGAGAGATGAGCACAACAATCAGCTCACTTGTGGGGAGGCTTATGATAAGGACAATAACACATGGGAATGGATCCCAGATATGTTGAAAGATGATAGTACTGATAACCAACCAGCTGCAGCCGCTGCTGCGATGTCGCTGCAATCGCCACCGCTTGTTGCCGTAGTGAACAATGAGCTTTACTGTCTTGAAACATCATGCAATGAGGTGAGGGTGTACATGAAGAGCAGCAAGACATGGAAGAATTTGGGAAAAGTACCAGTTAGAGCTGATCTTCATGAAGGATGGGGTGTGGCATTCAAGTCTCTTGGCAATGAGCTGCTGGTGATCGGATTCTCGTCTTCCGTTTCAAGTGGCGGCAATGACAGTGGCATGACTATCTACACTTGCAGCCCGCGGCCGGAGTCGGATGACTTGAAATGGCGGCGCGTTGAGGGCTGCGAAGACCGCCTTAACTTCTTTCTTCTCAACTGTTCAGTCATGGTGGCTTGA